DNA sequence from the Thauera sedimentorum genome:
CGATACCCAGCGGATGCCCGATATCGGCGGTTCGTCCCACTCCTCGAAGTACACCCGCGGGCGCCGCGGCAGGGTTGCGGCCGCGGCGCGGGCCTGCGTAATGACGCCTTCCAGTTCGGAGATCAGTGCGCCGGCACGCGCCTCGGCGCCCACCAGCCGGCCGACGGTGGCGATCATCGCCAGGATGTCCTCGACACTGCGCTGGTTGAACACGTGCACCGCCACGCCGGCCTTGACGAGGTCGCGGGCGATGTCCGCCTGCAGGTCGGAGAAGCACAGCACCAGGTCCGGCCGTACCGCGAGGATGCGTTCGAGATCGCCGCTGGTGAAGGCGAACACCTTGGGCTTTTCCTTGCGTGCAACGGGCGGGTACACGGTGTAGCCGGAGATGCCGGCAATCCGCCGTGCTTCGCCCAGCGCGTAGAGCACCTCGACGGTTTCGGTGCTGAGGCAGACGATGCGTTCGGGCAGTCGGTTCATGCGGTCGATGTGCGGTGGATGGCGGGACAATGGGGCGCAGAGTATCGCGGATGGCGCGTGCGGCGGTCCACTGCGGGCGGATGACGCGACCGGCTTGTCATGTTGCGGACATGTTCTGCCGCTAGGCTGGCGGCATCGCAAAGTGCATGGCAGAACGGTGGATACTGCGGCAATCATGGGTTTGGCGTCGCCGGGGGCGAGCCCGCATGGCGGGGCGCCGGCGGCTGAGGGGGTGCCGCTGCTGCGCCCGCTGGGTGCGGCGGATGCGACCGCGCTGGGCGCCTTCGTGAGCGCTCTGTCTTACGGCGCGCGCTACTTCCGCTTCGGCCATGGCGATACGGTGCTGGCCGCGGACGAGTTGCACGCGCTGTGCACGCCCGACCCGCGCGACGGGGTGAGCTACGGGGTGTTCGCCACGGCCGGTGGCCGAGTGGACATGGTCGGCCTGGCCGGGTACTGCGTGGGGCGCGATCCGCGGGCCTGCGAGTTTGCCCTGGTGGTGGCCGACGCCTGGCAGGGGCGGGGCATCGGCCGCCGGCTGATCGCCACGCTGGCCGACGATGCGCGGCGCCGCGGCTTGTGGCGCCTGACCGGGCGGGTGCTGGCGAGCAACCGGCGCATGCTCGACTGCGCGCGCGAGTCCGGCTTCCTGGTCGAGCCCTGGGAGGGTTCGGCGGTGGTGATGCGGGTCACGCTGCCGCTGGCGCTGAGTCAGCCTCCGTCCGGCATCGCCAGCCAGTCCTCCGCAGGCTGCGGCCGGCCGAACAGATAGCCCTGGTGGATGAGTTCGCCGCGGGCGTTGAGGAAATCCGCCTGCTCGCGGGTCTCCACGCCTTCGGCCACCACCTGCAGGCCGATGCGCGAGGCCACCGCCAGGATGGCGTCGACCAGCGCGGCGTCGTTGTCGTCGGTGGTGAGGTCGCGGATGAAGCTTTTGTCGATCTTCACCTCGTGTATGGGCAGGCGCTTGAGGTAG
Encoded proteins:
- a CDS encoding ABC transporter substrate-binding protein, which gives rise to MNRLPERIVCLSTETVEVLYALGEARRIAGISGYTVYPPVARKEKPKVFAFTSGDLERILAVRPDLVLCFSDLQADIARDLVKAGVAVHVFNQRSVEDILAMIATVGRLVGAEARAGALISELEGVITQARAAAATLPRRPRVYFEEWDEPPISGIRWVSELIAIAGGEDIFAELATRPSARDRILADPLEAARRAPELVIGSWCGKRFRAEKVSARPGWEAVPAVRTGRLHEIKSAIILSPGPVAIREGLPALAALIAECAHEGSA
- a CDS encoding GNAT family N-acetyltransferase, with the translated sequence MGLASPGASPHGGAPAAEGVPLLRPLGAADATALGAFVSALSYGARYFRFGHGDTVLAADELHALCTPDPRDGVSYGVFATAGGRVDMVGLAGYCVGRDPRACEFALVVADAWQGRGIGRRLIATLADDARRRGLWRLTGRVLASNRRMLDCARESGFLVEPWEGSAVVMRVTLPLALSQPPSGIASQSSAGCGRPNR